The segment ATGAAATGAACGGTCAGAAGCTTCCCGAGTCAATGACCAAAAACGTTCGTTTTGCATTCATCAAAAAAGATTCCGCCACGCTGCTCGGTTCTAATCGAACCTTTAAAAGACATGGCGAATGCGGAATGGAACTTTCCGACTGGTTGCCCCATATCGGTTCCTGCGCCGACGACCTGCTCCTCGTCCGCTCAATGCATTCCGATCAGTTCAATCACCATCCGGGCCAATTGTTGATGCAATGTGGCCGGGGAACATTCGGACTCCCCACAATGGGATCCTGGATGACTTATGGGCTGGGAAGTGAATCCAACAACTTGCCTGGGTACGTCGTCCTCAACAGTGGTCGTGGATCATCCGGTGGGGCGACACTCTGGCAGAGCGGGTTCCTGCCTTCCACCCACGCGGGCGTGCTGTTTCGTAATCAGGGCGAACCGGTGCTCAACTTAAAGAACCCCACAGGAATTCCGGAAGAACTGCAGCGCAAAGGGCTGGATGTTCTGAATCAGGTGAACAATCAACGTTACGAGGAAATCCGCGATCCCGAGATTGCGTCTCGAATTGCCAACTACGAACTCGCTTACCGAATGCAGTCGGCCGCACCGGAACTGATTGACCTTACTGGGGAAACTCGTGAAACACTCGACATGTATGGCGTGAACCGAGCAGAACCTGAAAACGTCGGCGGTCAGCGTGGTAAAATGGGAAACACCCATGAGAGCTTTGCCCGTAACTGTCTGCTGGCGCGCCGAATGGTCGAAAGGGGTGTCCGGTTCATTAACATCATATACGCCTCCTGGGACCACCACAGCCGGATCGACGAAGAGCTGAGCTACAACTCGCACGTGGTCGACCAACCGATTGCAGCGTTGATTAAAGATCTCAAACAACGCGGCATGCTCGATGAAACGATGGTCGTCTGGGGTTCTGAATTCGGTCGCACACCGCTAGGCGAAAACCGCAATGAGAACGAGGCGATTACGGGGCGGGACCATCATCCGTTTGCCTTCAGTATGTTCATGGCAGGTGGCGGCATGAAAGGGGGCCAGGTTTACGGTGCCTCCGATGAAATTGGCTGGGGCATCGCCGAAAACCCGGTCCACGTCAACGACCTGCACGCCACGATGTTGCATCAGTTTGGTATGGATCACCTCAAGCTCACCTACCGTTTTCAGGGACGAGATTTCCGCCTGACCGATGTCGGTGGCAAAATTATTCCGGAATGGATCTCCTGAACAACTTGACGCATCAGTTGGCCGGGTAAAGAATGCAGGCGGTCTTTCCATCCACCCAATTTATTCAGCCAAAGCGTTCTCCCCATGTTCGAATGGTACTCGCCCGAAGTCACTTACTACATTGTGGCGGTTTTCCTGCTGGTACTGAATGTTGGTTTCTGGCTGCTGAACATGCTTACCTTGCCAGGCAATTGGATGGTGCTAGCCAGCACCGCCATATTCGTCTGGTTGTATCCCTACCCTCAGGAAACCGGGGGCCTGCACTGGTGGTTGATCGGGGGCATGCTGGTTTTGGCATCGCTGGGTGAACTAGTCGAATTCGCCGCGGGTGCCGTAGGAGCGGCCAAGCAGGGAGCCAGTCGACGCGCGATGGTTCTCGCTGTAGTGGGAACCATTTGCGGTAGCTTACTCGGTGCCGGAGCAGGCATCCCTATTCCCATCGTTGGCCCCGTTATTGGTGCCTTAGGCGGTGGAGCACTCGGTGCCTTTTCCGGAGCGTGGGTAGGCGAAACCTGGAAAGGGAAAACGGCCCAGGAATCTTATAACGTCAGCAAAGGTGCGATGGTGGGGCGTATTCTGGGAACGATCGGAAAACTACTCTGTGGTTCGATGATGCTGGCGTTGATGATCATCGATTTAATCTTCTGAGGCAGCCGCTTCAATCCGCTTATTGCTCTGAGCCGGTTTCCCATCCGAATCGAGTTCGATACGCAGCCATGGGCGAATTTGATCCAACTTGATTTCACCAATGCCGTTGACCCGGATCAAATCATCCACCGATTGAAATGGTCCATTCTGTTCGCGGTCCGCAATGATCTTCTCCGCCGTCGGTTTGCCAATTCCCGGGAGTTGAATCCATTCCACCCAGCTCGCTGAATTGATTTCCAACTGATAGTCAAACAGGTTCTCCGCCGGTCGATCAATCTCCACCGATTCCAGACCCCACCCCTGCAAACGGGCCCAATGCAGTCCCAGCATCAGCACCAGTGAACCCATCACCAGAATAACCAGCAACTGCTGAGTTTTGGTAAATGGGACGTTTTTTTCCTCCTCAGCGGCTTCCAAACGGGGCAGAGCGGAGGCCGGAGAAATCGTTGATTCCTCAGGGGATTCTATTGCTGGCGAATCAGGATCGCGGGGAGTGCGTAATTGATCGTTCACGGTGGCCAAGAGCATAAACGGGGTTGTTTAGGAATGGTAACTTCAAATGTACACGCAGCCAGTTTAACCAGCTCCAAGCGGGGACGGTCCCGGTTATTTCAAATTTGAGTCGTTTTTCGTAAGATACGGTTCGTTTCGTAAATCAATCGAGTGGAAATGCTGCTCAAGTCGATTTTTCCACCATTCGCCACCGCCCAATCCATGTCGCTCCCGGAAAGAAGACTACCTTGACGACCGTCGCGGGATATTCAGACGCACAACTTCAGGAACTCGGACTCGATCCAGCCAAATTGCCGCAACACATCGCGGTGATTATGGATGGGAATGGCCGCTGGGCTCGTTCGCGTGGTTTGCCACGCATCGAAGGACATCGCCGGGGCGTTAAAAGTGTTCGAAAAATCGTCGAAGAGTGCGCCCGGCTGGGAGTCGGTTACCTGACGCTGTATTGCTTCAGCAGTGAAAACTGGAAACGTCCACAACATGAACTCAACCTGCTCATGTCGCTACTCAAACAGTACGTCATCGAAGAACGATCCGAGATCATGCGGCAGAACTTAAGCTTTCGCACCATCGGTCGAAAAGAGGGACTGGGTGAAGAAGTTCTGGCTGAAGTTCAGAAGACAATCGATTACAGCCGCGATAATACCGGTATGTGCCTCTGCCTCGCTCTGAATTACGGGAGCCGGGGAGAACTCGTCGACGCGGTTCAAACGATCGCTCAAAAAGTTCAAGAAGGTACACTCAATCCGAACGAAATTGATGAAGCCACCATCGCCGATCACCTCTATACGCGAGGGATGCCCGACCCGGACTTGATTGTTCGTACATCGGGTGAAATGCGCGTCAGCAACTTCCTGCTGTGGCAGCTAAGTTACGCTGAACTGTGGGTGACCGATAAACATTGGCCGGAATTCCGGCAGGAAGAACTGCATCAGGCGCTGCGCGATTACGCCAGCCGTGACCGTCGTTTTGGTGGATTAAAGGGATAATCATCTATGCTTGCCTGGCGTCTTGGCATTTCTGCGATTCTGATTCCGCTCCTTTTTCTCCTCTTTCGCGTCGACCTGCGAGCTGGAGAAGAGGCCCTCATTCTATGGGCCTTCTGTTTACTCGTGCTGATTCGCTCCACGTTTGAATTGAAGACATTACTGACCCGACGCAACATGCAACCGACCTGGCTTGTTCCGACCTTGCTGGCAGGGTTAACAGTTACGTCTGGCTGGATGCCACACTGGTTCAACTTTGCCGCTCCGTGGAATGAAAGCCTCGTCTGGATCTCGATGGCGTCGAGTCTGTCGATCCTGCTTTTCTTCCTGAACCGGGCGATTCTGTTTCGGGAACCGGGACAACAAATGGAGACCCTGGGGGCCGAACTCCTGATGTTCACCTACCTGGGTGTGCTGATCGCCGTGACGACTCAGTTGCGATGGGTGGCGGGGGCTTCGATGGGATACCTGGCGATAGGATCGCTCATTTTCGCCGCGAAAGGAGGGGATATTGGCGCTTATTTCCTCGGTCGCTATTTTGGTAAAGCCAAACTGATTCCTCGGCTGAGTCCGGGGAAAACTCGCGTCGGTGGCTACGGCGCATTGCTCGGTGGCGGGCTAGCCTCCGTCCTATGGTTTCACTTCGCCACAGGGCAATTCATGCCGGGACAGGATCCACCCGCACTCTGGGCCACTTTACTTTATGGCGTGATCATCGCCATCGTTGGACTAGTAGGTGACCTGGCGGAATCACTCATTAAACGGGATTGCGAACAAAAAGACTCCGCCGCTTTGATGCCAGCTTTTGGAGGATTGCTGGACCTGATCGACTCCGTGATCTATGCCGGCCCGGTCGCATTGCTTCTCTGGTATATCCTGCCGCTACAGACCTGGTAAGCTGACTTCTTTAGTCCGTATCGTTGATGAACTCGATGATCGTCTTGTTCGGTTCCCCCGCCTGTTCCTGGACGTAGCGAGGCACGGCGTACCCTGGAAGTCGCCGCCTCAATTCTTCTATCAAGGCACGTCCTTTGTCGACAGAGACTTCAAAATGAGCCACACCCGTCACACGGTCAAGCTGATGCAGATAATAGGGAAGAACTCCCAGCTGGATTAGCCGCTCGCATAATTCAGCCAGCACGTCGGCCGAGTCATTGATGTCCCGGAGAAGCACTGCCTGATTTAAAACAATCATTCCTGCCTGCTTCAACTTTTGCAGTGCCTTGGAACAATCCCTTTCGATTTCATGGGGATGATTGGCATGAACCACAACAACGACGGAAAACCGCGAGCCGGTTAATAGTTCCAACAATTCATCGTTCACTCGGGCTGGCAGAACGATCGGCATCCGGCTGTGAATTCGTAGACGCTGAAGATGCGGAATATCGCTCAGCAAGTCGTGGAGTTCTCTTAATCGCCGATCCGTCAGCATCAACGGATCGCCTCCGCTGAGGATCACTTCCTGTATCGATTCATCGCCACGAATGTAGTCAAGAGCCGGTTCCCAATCGGCAAGTCGGCTGGGTTCTTGCTGGTAGGGGTAATTACGTCGAAAACAGTAGCGGCAATTGATGGCACAACTTCGGGCGGCAATCATCAATACCCTGCCAGCGTATTTGTGGAGCAAACCGGGGACAGTCCGGGCTGCATTCTCTCCCAGAGGGTCAATAACGAAGCCGGGGGCCTGATCCTTCTCTTTCTGGAAGGGTAATACCTGCCGGAGCAGGGGGTCCTCCGGATTCTGGGGCTCCATCCGTTCCAGAAAGGATTCAGGCACAAATAACGGGAACTCAGGATCAGGCAGTAAATTAGCCCCATTCGCCCCGAAATCGGTGGTATCCAGCCCCAACCGGGCCAGGAGATCGTCCAGCGTCCGAACGGCTGAAGCAAGTTGCTCCCCCCAGTGACGGGAGCCCGAGCGAGAGTGTGAGGTCGATTCTGATGGCATCCGACGAGCATTTCCGGGAGGGTTCAGGCAAAAAACAGCCTGTTTATGATGAAAACCGGGCAAAACACGTTTATGTCGATGTTCCTCTCCCGGTCGGCATATGATATTCTTTTGCCGCCAGTCTCTCCAGAGCCTGCTCCCCGGTCTGCCTCTGGAAGCGGTGAAAACCAACATTCAGTGAACGAATTGTCCCCGTCTGACCTCAACTCAGACAGCAGAACCTTGAAGAGAACCAGTCATGCCTCAAATTAACACCGGCGATTTTCGTAAGGGAACCAAAGTCATCCTGGATGGCGAACCTTACGACATGCTCGAATGCAACTTTGTGAAACCGGGTAAAGGGCAAGCGCTCTACAAAACTCGTCTGAGAAATCTCCTCAAAGGAACGATGCTCGACCGCACTTACAAAAGTGGCGACAGCCTCGAAGGGGCTGATATCCGAAAGTCGGATGGACAGTACTTGTATCGCGATGCGAACGGGTTCGTGTTCATGGATAATGAAACTTACGAACAATACACGATGAATGAAGCGGTTGCGGCTGATAAGGTAAAATACCTTCTGGAAGGCGCCACCCTCCAGATGCTGTACTGGAACGATCAACTGATCGACATGACACCTCCGCAGCACGTCACGCTTGAAATCACCTACACTGAACCGGCCGCGAAAGGGAATACCGCGACCAACGTTACTAAACCAGCCACCGTGGAAACGGGTGCTGAAATTCAGGTTCCCGCATTCATCGAGCAGGGGGATCGTGTTAAACTCGACGCCTCTACTGGAGAATACGTCGAACGCGTCCGTACCTAGACCAATTGGTTTAGTCTGGTCAACGAACGGTCCGACTCGATTTGGCCGGAATGACCAGTCATCTGGTTCGCAAACCTGAATGGCCTGAAACTTCAAACGCGAAGGGATATAGCGAATGAGTTCCATCCAACTAGGCGTCTATCTGATTGCGACTTTCCTGGCGATCCGATCCCTCTCTTCTCTGATGACTCACCATCGTCAGCATTACCTGCTGGAGCGGGTACGAGATATCAAAGCCGAGATTGACGAAGACGCACGGCAGACACGGACAATGCAGCTGGAAGAGCATGCCCGCGAGTTACACGAGGCACGTGCCTTACAGCTTGAGCAACAACAGCAGAAAAAAAATGAGAAAAAAGCGGGCTCAGCAGCCTGAACCCGCCAGCTGGCTTGATGCTCCTGATATGATAATCCAATTCGTCAGCTTGCCTGACCGTGGCTGCGTCGCGTACTGACATTGGCTGCTCAAGAGACCTTTTTTCTGGTAATTGCTGCTATGACCACCGAGTCCAAAATCACTCCCGTCGAACATAACCAGAAACTGTACATCGAGACAGTTGGCTGTCAGATGAATGTTCTTGACAGCGAACTGGTGGTCGGAGCATTACGCCAGGAAGGTTATGAGCTGACCAGCGACATGCTTCAGGCAGACACCGTCCTGTTCAATACTTGCAGTGTTCGAGAACATGCTGAACACAAAATCTACAGCCAGCTCGGCCGTATGAAGTTCAGCAAACGGGAACGGCCCGACCAGGTCATCGGCGTGATCGGTTGCATGGCCCAGAAAGATCAAGACCTGATTTTCCGTCGCGCTCCCCATGTCGATATCATTGTCGGCACCGGCCAATTGGGTGAAATTCCCAGGATGGTTCGCGAAGCCCGGAGTAATCGTGAAAAATCAATGGCTCTCAGCCTGGGACGCAAAGCAGGCTCCCGCGATTCGGTCAGTGCCAGTTTTGAAAGCTACGACCCACTTCGCGAACCTGAAATGCGTCCATCGCCTTACCAGGCGTATGTCCGCATCATGATTGGTTGCGATAAGTTCTGTACTTACTGCGTCGTCCCCTCCACACGTGGACCCGAGCAGAGCCGTGCCCCCAAAGACATTCTCAGCGAAACTCGCGTGCTTGCCGGCCAGGGAGTAAAAGAAATCATCCTGCTCGGACAGACAGTCAACAGTTACAAACATACGGAAGACGGTCGATTACATCGTCTGTCGGACCTGCTGCATCAACTTCATGACGTCGACGGAATCGATCGCATCAAGTTCATCACCAGTTATCCCAAAGACATGGGGAACGACTTACTCGAAACGATACGGGACCTTCCTAAAGCGGCTCACTACCTCCATGTTCCCATTCAATCAGGTTGTAACGACGTTCTCAAAATGATGAAACGAGGTTACACAGTCGAACAATACATGGAGATGATGGGTCGCATCCGCGAAATTCTCCCGGACTGTGCCGTCTCCAGCGACTTCATTGTTGGTCACCCGGGCGAAACGGAAGAGTCCTTCGAGAAAAGCATGGACATCATCCGCGAATGTCGATTCAAAAATAGCTTTATCTTCAAATACAGTCCACGACCCGGGACCAAAGCATTCGAGCTTTACGAAGACGAAATTCCAGACAAAGTCAAAAAACGCCGTAACAATGAAATGCTGGCACTGCAGAACCAGATTAGTGAGGAAGACAACGCTGGCTTCATTGGAAAAGAAGTCGAAGTACTCGTGGAAGGTGCCAGTAAAACGGAAGTAAAAAAATCAGGGTCTAATTCGGAAGAGACCGACGGGACGATTCAGTTGATGGGACGAACTCGGTGCGATCGGATCGTCGCCTTCGATGGCAACCCTCGCTTAAAGGGAACGCTGACGAACATTTCCATCTTCGATTGCACTCCGACGACCTTACTCGGTTCGATCGTCACCCGGTCCTATCAGCACGGAACCGAAGGCATGTTGCCGATTCTGCAATAATACCCGCTACGATTTTTTGAGAATCGACTGCAGAGCATCTTCCAGACTTAGTAGCTCAAATAGAAAACCCTCCTGCTCCAACTTCGCTGGAATGACATTGGCACTGGCCAGTAGTAAGTCGTCCGCCATTTCTCCAAGCGCCGTTCGCACCGCAAATGCGGGAACAGGCAGGCAGGTTGGCCGCTTCAGCACTTTTCCGAGTGTCTTGGTGAATTCGTAGTTCGTAACCGGGCAGGGGGCCGTACCGTTCACGGGTCCGGAGATTTTGGGATGCGTCATGGCGAAGTGAATGATTCGCACGAGATCCTCAAGAGCCACCCAACTCCAGTACTGTTTTCCCGATCCCACTTTACCACCAAGCCCCAGCTTGAATGGTAACAACATCTTCTGGAGCGCTCCTCCTTCTTTCGAGAGAACAATCCCTGTTCTGATAATGGCGACGCGGATTCCTGCGTCACTTGCGGGAGTCGTCGCTCCTTCCCACAGCTTGCATGTGTCTGGTAAAAAGCCCGTACCTGGAGCGCTCTCTTCGGTCAGTTGTGATTCCCCCCGGTCACCGTAGTATCCAATGGCGGATGAGCTTATGAGAACCTCGGGGGGATTCTCCAGCCCGGCAATCGTTTCGGCGAGAAGTCGCGTCCCTTTCTCCCGGCTTTCGACAATCTTGCGTTTGAGTTCTGGAGTCCAGCGGCCGGAAGCGATATTCTCGCCCGCCAGATGAACGACAGCATCGATCCCTTCCAGCTTATTTTTTTCGATCTCCCCCTCCTGCGGAGACCAGAAGACAGCCTCCATCCCTTTTCCCTCTTTCGAGCGGGTCACGGGGAAAACTTGATCGCCCCGTGCTTCCAGAAATTGAGTCAAGGCTCTACCGACCAGACCAGTCGCCCCAGTGATGGCCACTTTCATATTTCATTTCCTCAGAGGGAATATTTTGAATGAGATTGTAACGGAGGGAACCGGAAATCGTTGCAATTCAAAAACAAGAAAAGTGATCGCCTTCTTGAAATTCGAAGTCGCCGCATTGATTTGGAAGGGAAAGCGAAGGAAAGACGGTTACTCCTTTCCCGATTTATCTTAGCATTATAAGATCAGGGAACGAACGGCAACTCTGGGCATCCACTATGTTTTAGATCTTGTCTAAGAATAAGAATGGCGTTTAGCGGTCGCAATTATCTTGAAAACGTAGTTTTGTGTCACCTGAATTCACCACGATAAATGTGATCCGCTCTCGATAAATAAGGTTGATATCAGGAATAATACCTGTGAGAAGTTATGAGTAAACCAGGTTTTGTCTATTTAGTAGGCGCAGGCCCCGGGGATCCGGGATTAATCACCGTCAAGGGGCTCGATTGTCTCCAGCGCGCCGATTCGATTTTGTACGACGGACTCGTCAATCCGTTGCTACTTCGCCACACATCGGCTCACGCCGAACGAACCTGTCGGTCGATGGGATCCCACGGAAAATGGTTGAACCAATCCGAGATCAACGAGCACCTCATCACTGAAGCACGCGCCGGTAAAACAGTTGTCCGCTTAAAGGGAGGCGACCCTTACATTTTCGGACGCGGTAGTGAAGAAGCGGCCGCGTTGGAAGAGGCGGGCATTGCCTATGAAGTCGTTCCCGGTATCACTGCCGCCACCGCCGCTGCTGTTTACGCAGGTCTCTCGTTGACCCATCGTGACTTCGCCTCTGCTGTGGCGTATGTCACTGGCCATGAAGATCCGGCAAAAGAAGACTCCACGCTCGACTACGAAAGCCTGGCTCATTTTTCGGGTACTCTTGTTTTTTATATGGGCCTGCATCGACTGCCACTCATCGCGGAAAAACTGATCGCCGCAGGCAAACCGGCGAACACGCCCGCCTGCGTTGTACGCCGCGCTACCTGGACCGATCAACGGGCGCTCTCTTCTACTCTTGCGGAACTCCCCACCGCAGTGAAAGAAGCGGGGTTCAAAGCACCTTCGTTAATCATCGTCGGAGACTGCGTGCAGCAGCGAGAACAAATTGACTGGTTCTGTCGCCGGCCATTACTTGGCAAACGGATTGGAATTACTCGACCGGAAGTGATCCGTGCTTCCTCAGAAAAAGAAAACGAACCAGACAACGTCGACAGAGTCATCCATCAATGTTGGGAGCTTGGCGCCGAACCGGTGTTAATCCCCACGATGCAGATTCGCCCCGTGGCAGATGCGACCCTAGTGGTGGAAACGATGCAACGAATTGATCAGTACGACTGGCTGATCTTCACCAGCGAAAATGGTGTTCAGTTCTTTCATGACTTCCTCTGGGCCGCAGGGAAAGACGCGCGGGCCTTTAGTTCCTGCAAACTGGCTGCAATTGGTTCCTCCACGGCCGCGGCGTTGGAACGGTATCACTTGCGTGCCGATTTAGTTCCGGAGGAGTTTCGAGCCGAAGGACTGGCCGCAGCATTAAAGCCACATGTCGACGGGAAACGACTCCTGTGGGTACGTGCTAATCGAGGTCGGGATATCCTACCGGAGGAATTGAGGCCCCACTGCGATTCCTTCGAAGAACTCGTTGTCTACGAACACACTGACATCGAGAATTGGTCACCGGAAACAGTCCAGCAAATACAACAGGGAGGACTCGACTGGATCGGTGTTAGCAGTCCCGCGATTGCCCGGCGACTTAAGTATCTTCAAGAGACTCATCTCGAACTGTCGGACGCACTGGAGAAGACTCGCTACGCCGCTCTCAGCCCGGTCACATCGCAGGCGGCAGACGAAATCGGATTACCGATCTCCGCCACTGCCGAAGTATTTACCTGGAACGATTTGCTTAACACGATCAGCCAGAACGACTTGAAAAAAACTGTCCAGTAATTTCCACGTGTCCCAAGATCAGGAAATCAACAGCTTGTCGCGTCCCGGTGTATCACCTAGACTAAATAGATTGCCCGAACGACCTGTTCACGGGTCGCGCGTGGTGATTTCCGAATTAGCCTCGAAATCGACCAGCCCCGCTTCCTCAGCAATTGATCCCGATACTTCCAACCGAACCAAGGAGCATGTCCAGATGCGGACCGCCTGTGCCACAATTCGCTTCGATAAGAAACGGATTCTTCATTCCTGTGCTCTGTTCATGTTGTTTGTCATTATCTTAATTGCAAGTTCAGCATTTCTGCTGGCCGATGACGAAACCGAGAAATCAGACGAAGAACGTTACTACGAATTAATGTCTCTCTTCGTGGATACCTTCGAAAAGATCGAGAAAAACTACGTCGATGAAATCGACCGGCGCGAAATGGTCGAGGCCGCCGTTCGAGGAATGTTGCGAGAACTCGACCCGTACAGCAACTACATCAGCCGCAACGATATTCAACGCTTCAATCAGACTGTCGATCAAGAATTCGGTGGAATTGGAATCCAGGTGTTTGTCGATCCCGATACAACCCGGCTGACTGTCATGACGCCTATTCCGGGAACACCTGCTTACGCTGCCGGTGTCAAGGCGGGTGATACCATTCTGGAGATCGAAGGAAAATCGACAGATGGCTTTCAGGTATCAGACGCCGTTGAACTGTTAAAAGGGAAACGGGGTGAGAAAGTCAAACTTAAAATTCTGCACAATAACGAAGCCGATCCAATTGACCTTGAGATCGAACGGGATGTCATCAAACTCTCCACCGTTCTGGGAATGAAATACAACGATGACGCAACGTGGAATTTTTGGCTGAATGATGAAGAAAAGATCGCCTACATCCGTCTCACCCATTTCAGCCGGCGGAGTTCCGAAGAACTTCAAACTGTTCTCGACGAACTCGTGCTGAAAGGAATGCGAGGTTTGATCCTTGACCTTCGTTCCAACCCGGGCGGATTGCTGTCGCAAGCGACAGACATTTCAGACATGTTCATCGAGAGTGGTCGCATCGTCAGCACTAAAGGTCGTAACACGCCCGAACGCGTCTGGGATGCCCGGTCCGAAGGAACGTACAAAGGCTTTCCAATGGCAGTTCTCGTTAATCGATTCAGTGCATCAGCAAGTGAAATCGTTGCCGCCTGCCTGCAGGACCATGACCGGGCCGTCGTCATTGGAGAACGGACTTGGGGCAAAGGCTCTGTTCAGAACGTCTTCGATCTGGAGGCGGGTAACAGTGCCTTGAAACTGACCACTGCCAGTTATCACCGCCCCAGCGGTAAAAACATCCACC is part of the Polystyrenella longa genome and harbors:
- a CDS encoding S41 family peptidase, which translates into the protein MISELASKSTSPASSAIDPDTSNRTKEHVQMRTACATIRFDKKRILHSCALFMLFVIILIASSAFLLADDETEKSDEERYYELMSLFVDTFEKIEKNYVDEIDRREMVEAAVRGMLRELDPYSNYISRNDIQRFNQTVDQEFGGIGIQVFVDPDTTRLTVMTPIPGTPAYAAGVKAGDTILEIEGKSTDGFQVSDAVELLKGKRGEKVKLKILHNNEADPIDLEIERDVIKLSTVLGMKYNDDATWNFWLNDEEKIAYIRLTHFSRRSSEELQTVLDELVLKGMRGLILDLRSNPGGLLSQATDISDMFIESGRIVSTKGRNTPERVWDARSEGTYKGFPMAVLVNRFSASASEIVAACLQDHDRAVVIGERTWGKGSVQNVFDLEAGNSALKLTTASYHRPSGKNIHRSRNAKTTDDWGVMPNEEYTIDFSNDELRAYLEFRRKLDVIGAVEEEDPFDDTQLNKAMEYVESKLKPEKEKETE
- the cobA gene encoding uroporphyrinogen-III C-methyltransferase, which codes for MSKPGFVYLVGAGPGDPGLITVKGLDCLQRADSILYDGLVNPLLLRHTSAHAERTCRSMGSHGKWLNQSEINEHLITEARAGKTVVRLKGGDPYIFGRGSEEAAALEEAGIAYEVVPGITAATAAAVYAGLSLTHRDFASAVAYVTGHEDPAKEDSTLDYESLAHFSGTLVFYMGLHRLPLIAEKLIAAGKPANTPACVVRRATWTDQRALSSTLAELPTAVKEAGFKAPSLIIVGDCVQQREQIDWFCRRPLLGKRIGITRPEVIRASSEKENEPDNVDRVIHQCWELGAEPVLIPTMQIRPVADATLVVETMQRIDQYDWLIFTSENGVQFFHDFLWAAGKDARAFSSCKLAAIGSSTAAALERYHLRADLVPEEFRAEGLAAALKPHVDGKRLLWVRANRGRDILPEELRPHCDSFEELVVYEHTDIENWSPETVQQIQQGGLDWIGVSSPAIARRLKYLQETHLELSDALEKTRYAALSPVTSQAADEIGLPISATAEVFTWNDLLNTISQNDLKKTVQ